From Salvelinus sp. IW2-2015 linkage group LG2, ASM291031v2, whole genome shotgun sequence, one genomic window encodes:
- the LOC111973407 gene encoding carboxy-terminal domain RNA polymerase II polypeptide A small phosphatase 1 isoform X1 — protein MPDGIEFNGDQTDSSTTSSEEIDEQNKSYEICEQLNTPYLYQNWEEHNGVSEHLQRPESEDLSEQVSEKTSLPLDGAEHSKDSIDREPLAHHAEPTEPSEQSELDEKMQLHEFFKIVASEQLSEESEEELSDDESFESCECEYCVPPREQVPAKPLLPQLKSQDSGKICVVIDLDETLVHSSFKPVNNADFIIPVEIDGTVHQVYVLKRPNVDEYLKRMGELFECVLFTASLSKYADPVSDLLDKWGAFQHRLFRESCVFHQGNYVKDLSRLGRDLNQVIIVDNSPASYIFHPDNAVPVTSWFDDMADTELLDLIPFFERLSKVEDVYDILKQQRNAS, from the exons ATGCCTGATGGTATTGAATTCAATGGGGATCAAACTGATTCCTCCACAACCTCTTCCGAAGAGATAGATGAGCAAAACAAGTCATATGAGATATGTGAGCAACTAAACACACCATATCTGTATCAGAACTGGGAGGAACACAATGGCGTCTCAGAGCATCTCCAACGCCCAGAGTCAGAGGACCTTTCAGAGCAGGTGTCTGAGAAAACAAGCCTCCCTCTTGATGGTGCTGAACATAGTAAAGACTCCATAGACCGCGAGCCACTTGCACATCACGCCGAACCAACAGAGCCCTCTGAACAAAGTGAGCTGGATGAGAAAATGCAGTTGCATGAATTCTTTAAGATTGTGGCCTCTGAACAACTAAGTGAGGAGTCTGAGGAGGAGCTGAGTGACGATGAGTCCTTTGAGTCCTGTGAATGCGAGTACTGCGTCCCGCCTAGAGAACAG GTCCCGGCAAAACCTCTGCTACCTCAACTCAAGTCACAAGACTCAGGGAAGATCTGTGTGGTGATTGATTTGGATGAAACATTAGTGCACAGTTCATTCAAG CCTGTGAACAATGCTGATTTTATCATTCCAGTGGAAATTGATGGAACAGTTCACCAG GTGTACGTGTTGAAGCGACCCAATGTGGATGAGTATCTCAAAAGAATGGGGGAGTTGTTTGAGTGTGTTCTGTTCACTGCCAGTTTATCCAAG TATGCCGATCCAGTCTCCGACCTGCTGGATAAATGGGGTGCCTTCCAACACCGTCTCTTCCGGGAGTCCTGCGTGTTCCACCAAGGAAACTATGTTAAAGACCTGAGTCGGCTGGGCAGGGACCTCAACCAAGTCATCATTGTAGACAACTCCCCAGCCTCCTACATCTTCCACCCTGATAATGCT GTCCCCGTAACATCCTGGTTCGACGACATGGCCGACACAGAGCTACTAGATCTCATCCCGTTCTTCGAGAGACTAAGCAAAGTGGAAGATGTCTACGATATTCTCAAGCAGCAGAGGAATGCAAGCTAG